Proteins encoded within one genomic window of uncultured Draconibacterium sp.:
- a CDS encoding universal stress protein: MSEKLVTIVVLPLARAHILKMRLEEKGIKCELEDVHLIEGAATSTVRVKILENDLNEAFKEVDLLLGLKSGKQKKVSKPGQILVPIDFSTVSEKAVEMAFNIAQHLNAKLIIMHSYISPVRFSIPYGDIYPYDTTLLKQTEDAEEEANQQFRNFLAPLVTSIGAENWEKVNPEYIVKPGYAEEDILAFANEQPTRLIVIGRGGDKTWPGTVGSVTADVMYNAPVPVLVIPEDMEPKPVEEFKEVLYATNFDEKDFTALDKLMNIVKSYEVRVVCAHVGLPDEYGWDIARLEGMKDILHKKYESKEFECKLIMGKDVLDTLESTIKNDPVDILALTTHKRGMISRLFNPSLARKMVFHAQIPLLVFHA, encoded by the coding sequence ATGAGTGAAAAACTAGTTACTATTGTAGTATTGCCTCTGGCGCGCGCCCATATTTTGAAAATGCGTTTGGAGGAAAAAGGAATTAAATGCGAATTGGAAGATGTGCATTTAATTGAAGGAGCAGCCACCTCAACCGTTCGGGTTAAAATTTTAGAAAACGACCTGAACGAGGCCTTTAAAGAAGTTGATTTACTACTGGGATTAAAATCGGGGAAACAGAAAAAAGTAAGCAAACCCGGCCAAATCCTTGTCCCTATCGACTTTTCCACCGTATCGGAAAAAGCTGTAGAAATGGCTTTTAACATTGCCCAACACCTAAATGCTAAACTGATAATTATGCACTCGTACATTAGTCCGGTGCGCTTTTCTATACCTTACGGCGATATTTACCCTTACGACACCACCCTGTTAAAACAAACCGAAGATGCCGAGGAAGAAGCCAACCAGCAATTTCGAAATTTCCTGGCTCCATTGGTAACAAGTATCGGGGCGGAGAATTGGGAGAAAGTAAATCCAGAATATATTGTTAAGCCGGGGTATGCCGAGGAAGACATTTTAGCTTTTGCCAACGAACAACCTACACGATTGATTGTAATTGGCCGCGGTGGCGATAAAACATGGCCAGGGACGGTGGGTAGTGTAACCGCTGATGTAATGTACAATGCGCCGGTTCCGGTGTTGGTTATCCCGGAAGATATGGAACCCAAACCGGTTGAAGAATTTAAAGAAGTGTTGTATGCCACTAATTTCGATGAGAAAGACTTTACGGCACTCGACAAGCTTATGAACATTGTAAAATCATACGAAGTGAGAGTTGTTTGTGCACACGTTGGTCTTCCGGATGAATACGGATGGGACATTGCCCGCCTGGAAGGAATGAAAGATATTCTGCACAAGAAATACGAGAGCAAGGAATTTGAATGCAAGCTGATTATGGGCAAGGATGTTTTAGATACACTTGAAAGTACAATTAAAAACGACCCGGTAGATATTTTGGCACTCACCACCCATAAACGAGGCATGATTTCGCGGCTTTTCAATCCAAGCCTGGCGCGTAAAATGGTGTTCCATGCACAAATTCCGTTGTTGGTATTTCACGCTTGA
- the pheS gene encoding phenylalanine--tRNA ligase subunit alpha gives MLDKIKALQEEIDKIVASSKEEVEELRIRYISKKGLIGQLFNDFKTVPAEQKKEVGQAINTLKTFALEKINTLKEGFENNGNETAGQDLTMPGEPMKLGTRHPLSLVKNEIIGIFARLGFTVAEGPEIEDDWHVFSALNFPPEHPARDMQDTFFIEKDPDVLLRTHTSSVQIRVMERTEPPIRAIFPGRVFRNEAISARSHCIFHQIEGLYVDENVSFADLKQTLLQFAKELFGEDTKIRLRPSYFPFTEPSAEMDVSCSICGGKGCNVCKYTGWLEILGCGMVDPNVLELCNIDSRKYTGFAFGMGIERITMLRYGIKDIRHFFENDVRFLKQFESAT, from the coding sequence ATGTTAGACAAGATCAAAGCGTTACAGGAAGAAATCGATAAAATAGTGGCTTCAAGCAAGGAAGAGGTAGAGGAGTTACGTATAAGATATATCAGCAAAAAGGGCCTGATCGGACAATTATTCAACGACTTTAAAACTGTTCCTGCCGAGCAGAAAAAGGAGGTTGGGCAGGCCATTAACACGCTTAAAACTTTCGCTTTAGAAAAAATTAACACGCTAAAAGAAGGTTTTGAGAACAATGGCAACGAAACTGCCGGACAGGATCTGACCATGCCTGGTGAGCCCATGAAGCTGGGAACCCGCCATCCGCTATCACTGGTAAAAAACGAGATTATCGGAATTTTTGCCCGTCTTGGATTTACAGTTGCCGAAGGACCTGAGATTGAAGACGACTGGCATGTATTTTCTGCTTTGAACTTTCCACCGGAGCACCCTGCCCGCGATATGCAGGATACTTTCTTTATTGAAAAAGATCCGGATGTGCTGCTGCGTACTCACACATCAAGTGTGCAAATCCGCGTTATGGAGCGCACCGAGCCGCCTATCCGCGCTATTTTCCCGGGACGCGTTTTCCGTAACGAAGCAATTTCTGCACGTTCGCACTGTATATTCCACCAAATTGAAGGTTTATATGTTGACGAGAATGTTTCGTTTGCCGACTTAAAACAAACTTTGTTGCAGTTTGCCAAAGAGCTGTTTGGCGAAGACACTAAAATCCGTCTGCGCCCGTCGTACTTCCCGTTTACCGAGCCAAGTGCCGAAATGGATGTAAGCTGCTCGATTTGTGGTGGCAAAGGATGTAATGTTTGTAAATACACCGGCTGGCTGGAGATTTTAGGCTGTGGAATGGTTGATCCGAACGTATTGGAACTTTGTAATATTGATAGCCGAAAATATACCGGATTTGCATTTGGAATGGGTATCGAGCGTATTACTATGTTGCGCTACGGAATTAAGGACATCCGCCATTTCTTCGAAAACGATGTACGATTCTTAAAACAATTCGAATCGGCTACTTAA
- the mgrA gene encoding L-glyceraldehyde 3-phosphate reductase has translation MTYVPKESRYDEMQYNRCGKWGLKLPAVSLGLWHNFGGIDVFENGRAMLHRAFDLGITHFDLANNYGPPPGSAEENFGKILKQDFSAYRDELIISSKAGYLMWPGPYGEWGSRKYVLASLDQSLKRMGLEYVDIFYSHRPDPDTPLEETMMALDRAVRSGKALYVGISNYPADMAKEAARILKELGTPCLIHQPRYSMFERWVEDGLLDVLEDEGIGCIPFSPLAQGLLTNKYLKGIPEGSRATREVFLKKEHVETAHEKIVALNNIAQERGQSLAQMALAWILRDKRITSVLIGASSVKQIDDNVEMLKNHSFSAEELEAIEKVLK, from the coding sequence ATGACCTATGTACCAAAAGAATCGAGATATGATGAAATGCAGTACAATCGCTGTGGAAAATGGGGGCTGAAACTGCCTGCTGTTTCGCTGGGTTTGTGGCATAACTTTGGCGGAATTGATGTTTTTGAAAATGGCCGGGCTATGTTGCACCGTGCTTTTGATTTGGGCATCACACATTTCGATCTGGCTAATAATTACGGCCCGCCTCCGGGTTCGGCCGAAGAAAATTTTGGTAAGATCTTGAAACAGGATTTTAGTGCTTACCGCGATGAGCTGATCATTTCGAGCAAAGCAGGTTACCTGATGTGGCCCGGCCCTTATGGAGAATGGGGGAGCCGCAAATATGTGCTAGCCAGCCTCGACCAGAGTTTAAAACGGATGGGGCTGGAGTATGTAGATATTTTTTATTCGCACCGCCCCGATCCGGATACGCCGCTTGAAGAAACAATGATGGCACTCGATCGTGCAGTTCGCTCGGGGAAAGCCTTGTATGTCGGAATTTCAAATTATCCGGCTGATATGGCAAAAGAAGCTGCCCGAATTTTGAAAGAATTGGGAACGCCATGTTTAATCCATCAGCCACGTTACTCCATGTTTGAACGTTGGGTAGAAGATGGTCTTTTGGATGTATTGGAAGACGAAGGAATTGGTTGTATACCGTTTTCGCCACTGGCCCAAGGATTGCTTACCAATAAATATTTAAAAGGAATTCCTGAAGGATCGAGAGCAACCCGCGAAGTTTTTCTGAAAAAAGAGCATGTTGAAACGGCACACGAAAAAATTGTGGCTTTGAATAACATTGCTCAGGAACGTGGACAGTCGTTGGCGCAAATGGCATTGGCCTGGATTTTACGCGATAAACGAATTACGTCGGTACTGATTGGTGCCAGTTCGGTAAAACAAATCGATGACAATGTGGAAATGTTGAAGAACCATAGTTTTTCGGCTGAGGAATTAGAGGCTATTGAAAAAGTGCTGAAGTAA